From a region of the Thermodesulfobacteriota bacterium genome:
- a CDS encoding radical SAM protein, which yields MDYEGVVIRPPSEADSIILQATVGCSHNRCRFCGAYKGVRFRIRSPEELDRDLAWAARFCQRQQRLFLADGDVLSLATGRILSLCDRIRKQLPGVRRLAAYGNAKGLRGKSLAELAALKKAGLARVYLGLESGHDPTLARMDKGVTAATMIEVGQRLRAAGLFLSVTVLLGLAGRQDSQAHAEASGRVLSAMAPSQIAALTLMPLAGTPLAADIAAGRFHPLPVPGLLTELRTLVAAIDLPRVQFQANHASNWLALDGRLPRDRHRFLDAIDQALAGRRELRPEYLRSL from the coding sequence ATGGACTACGAGGGGGTGGTCATCCGGCCGCCCAGCGAGGCGGACAGCATCATCCTCCAGGCTACGGTGGGCTGCAGCCACAACCGCTGCCGGTTCTGCGGCGCCTACAAAGGGGTTCGCTTCCGGATCCGCTCCCCGGAAGAGCTGGACCGGGACCTGGCCTGGGCGGCCCGCTTCTGCCAGCGGCAGCAGCGGCTCTTCCTGGCCGACGGCGACGTCCTCTCCCTGGCCACCGGCCGGATCCTGTCCCTGTGCGACCGCATCCGCAAGCAGCTGCCCGGCGTGCGGCGCCTTGCCGCCTACGGCAATGCCAAGGGCCTGCGGGGCAAGAGCCTGGCCGAGCTGGCGGCCCTGAAGAAGGCCGGCCTGGCGCGGGTCTACCTGGGCCTGGAAAGCGGCCACGACCCCACCCTGGCCAGGATGGACAAGGGGGTGACCGCCGCCACCATGATCGAGGTGGGGCAGCGGCTGCGGGCCGCCGGCCTCTTCCTCTCGGTGACCGTGCTTCTGGGCCTGGCCGGCCGCCAGGATTCCCAGGCCCATGCCGAGGCCAGCGGCCGGGTGCTGTCCGCCATGGCCCCCAGCCAGATCGCGGCGCTGACCCTCATGCCCCTGGCCGGCACCCCCCTGGCGGCAGACATCGCCGCCGGTCGCTTCCATCCCCTCCCTGTCCCTGGGCTGCTGACCGAGCTGCGGACCCTCGTCGCGGCCATCGATCTGCCCCGGGTCCAATTCCAGGCCAACCACGCCTCCAACTGGCTGGCCCTGGATGGCCGGCTGCCCCGGGATCGGCACCGCTTCCTGGACGCCATCGACCAGGCCCTGGCCGGCCGCCGGGAGCTGCGGCCGGAATACCTACGCAGCTTGTAG